The Clostridium chauvoei genome has a window encoding:
- a CDS encoding phage holin, translated as MKKFDWSRFKNYGLWVSILSLIPLILSAFGYKVIAPEYQTVTATILSILAALGVLNNPTTDNKWYKDDIVKIEPEKVIEENKSEENK; from the coding sequence ATGAAAAAATTCGATTGGTCTAGATTTAAAAACTATGGTCTTTGGGTATCAATTTTATCTTTAATACCATTAATATTAAGTGCATTTGGATATAAGGTTATAGCACCAGAATATCAAACAGTAACAGCAACAATTTTATCAATTTTAGCTGCATTAGGAGTTTTAAATAACCCAACAACTGATAACAAATGGTATAAGGATGATATAGTTAAAATAGAACCAGAAAAAGTTATAGAAGAGAATAAGTCTGAAGAAAATAAATAG
- a CDS encoding HD domain-containing protein, with product MERLNKILNSKEYKGYIKKLEGYEKDREFCKHDFNHFTDLARIAYIKVLERGLLYDKEIIYTIAFLHDIGRVLQYESNIPHHEGSAIIAKELLEKNNFSNDEIELILKCIINHRKDSESELEKIIYECDKLSRNCFSCKAISNCYWDENKKNKLIKY from the coding sequence TTGGAGAGATTAAATAAAATTTTAAATAGCAAGGAATATAAGGGATATATTAAAAAATTAGAAGGCTATGAAAAAGATAGGGAGTTTTGTAAACATGACTTTAATCATTTTACAGATTTAGCAAGAATAGCTTATATAAAAGTTTTAGAAAGAGGACTTTTATATGATAAAGAAATAATATATACTATTGCATTTTTACATGATATAGGTAGAGTATTACAGTATGAAAGTAATATACCCCATCATGAAGGAAGTGCAATAATTGCAAAAGAGCTTTTAGAAAAAAATAATTTCTCTAATGATGAAATAGAGCTTATTTTAAAATGTATAATAAATCATAGAAAAGATAGTGAAAGTGAACTTGAAAAGATAATATACGAATGTGATAAGTTATCAAGAAATTGTTTTTCATGTAAAGCAATTTCTAATTGCTATTGGGATGAAAATAAGAAAAATAAGCTTATCAAGTATTAA
- a CDS encoding PHP domain-containing protein gives MIKYDLHTHSTSSDGRYSPTDVVRMAKDNGVEYLALTDHDTLSGIEEAALEAKKLNINFIPGIELSTEFNNESIHVLGFFKNDDYKNPELQIFLESLKEKRIKRAYEIVERLKKYNHIEIDINKVLEGGKDTIARPHIAKAIIEAGYPYDHEYIFKNIIGDNCPAYVPSAKITTEEGIQLLKKFNSLVFLAHPVLVKHTPVEELLELGFDGLEAIYFRNKSKNTKHFLKLAENLNLLVSCGSDCHGIPNDSSHGTVGDIPLPENINVNKYLKWLI, from the coding sequence ATGATAAAATATGACTTGCATACCCATTCAACATCTTCAGATGGAAGATATTCACCTACTGATGTTGTTAGAATGGCCAAAGATAACGGAGTTGAATATTTGGCACTAACTGACCATGATACTCTCTCTGGTATTGAAGAAGCAGCTTTAGAAGCTAAAAAACTTAATATTAATTTTATTCCTGGAATAGAATTATCTACCGAATTTAATAACGAATCTATTCATGTACTTGGATTTTTTAAAAATGATGATTATAAAAATCCTGAGCTTCAAATTTTTTTAGAATCTTTAAAAGAAAAGAGAATAAAAAGAGCCTATGAAATAGTTGAACGATTAAAGAAATATAATCATATAGAAATAGACATAAATAAAGTTTTAGAAGGTGGAAAAGATACTATAGCTAGGCCTCATATTGCAAAAGCAATAATAGAAGCAGGCTACCCTTATGACCATGAATATATATTTAAAAATATTATTGGAGATAACTGTCCAGCTTATGTACCTTCAGCTAAAATTACTACAGAAGAAGGAATTCAACTTTTAAAAAAATTTAATTCTTTAGTTTTTTTAGCTCATCCTGTCCTTGTAAAACACACTCCTGTAGAAGAACTTTTAGAGCTGGGGTTTGATGGTTTAGAAGCTATCTATTTTAGAAATAAATCTAAAAATACTAAACACTTTTTAAAACTTGCAGAAAACTTAAATTTATTAGTTTCTTGTGGTTCTGATTGTCATGGTATACCAAATGATTCTAGCCATGGAACTGTTGGCGATATTCCTTTACCTGAAAATATTAATGTTAATAAATACTTAAAATGGTTAATATAA
- the folP gene encoding dihydropteroate synthase, whose translation MNIGSKNFNIGDRTFIMGILNVTPDSFSDGGKFNEIDAAVRRVKEMIEEGVDIIDIGGESTRPGSDYVTETEEIERVVPIIKAIKEFFDIPISIDTYKSKTAEEAIKAGADIINDIWGFKKDENMAKVAAKYNVPCILMHNREPKKYINLMEEVLKDLEESIAIATTAGVKKENIILDPGIGFAKTYEENLIVMNNLEMIVNMGYPVLLATSRKSMIGLTLDLPADDRVEGTLSTTVMGIMKGCHFVRVHDIKENKRVAVMTNKILNAK comes from the coding sequence ATGAATATAGGAAGTAAAAATTTTAATATAGGTGATAGAACATTTATTATGGGGATATTAAATGTAACTCCAGATTCATTTTCAGATGGAGGAAAATTCAACGAGATAGATGCAGCTGTAAGAAGAGTAAAGGAAATGATAGAAGAAGGTGTTGACATAATAGATATTGGTGGAGAATCAACTAGACCAGGATCAGATTATGTAACAGAAACGGAAGAAATAGAAAGAGTTGTTCCAATAATAAAAGCTATAAAGGAATTTTTTGATATACCAATTTCAATAGATACCTATAAAAGTAAAACAGCAGAAGAAGCAATAAAAGCAGGGGCAGATATTATAAATGATATTTGGGGCTTTAAGAAAGATGAAAATATGGCTAAAGTGGCAGCTAAATATAATGTTCCATGTATTTTGATGCATAATAGAGAACCTAAAAAATACATTAATTTAATGGAAGAAGTACTTAAGGATTTAGAAGAGAGTATAGCTATTGCAACAACAGCTGGAGTCAAAAAGGAAAATATAATATTAGATCCAGGCATTGGGTTTGCTAAAACCTATGAAGAAAATTTAATTGTAATGAACAATTTAGAAATGATAGTTAATATGGGATACCCTGTTCTACTTGCAACATCTAGAAAGTCAATGATAGGCTTAACTTTAGATCTTCCAGCAGATGATAGAGTTGAAGGGACACTTTCAACAACAGTAATGGGAATAATGAAAGGTTGTCATTTTGTTAGAGTTCATGACATTAAGGAGAATAAAAGGGTAGCAGTAATGACAAATAAAATATTAAATGCAAAGTAA
- a CDS encoding aminopeptidase, which produces MSEKLKSKNAWLKYNSEEKKQIFEFCTGYIDYMSVCKTERECVLTAIDMVEAMGYRDLEEVIAKGEALKAGDKVFMNNKDKSLAIFLIGKEPIEKGMRILGSHVDSPRLDLKQNPLYEDSELAMLDTHYYGGVKKYQWVTLPLAIHGVVVKKDGSKIDIVIGEDDKDPVIGVSDLLIHLAGDQLQKKGSNVIEGEDLNILVGNMPLEGENKDAVKANILKLIKEKYDFEEEDFLSAELEVVPAGRAREFGLDRSMVMAYGQDDRICAYTSLMALLEVEEADYTSVVLLVDKEEVGSNGATGMHSKFFENVVAEIMDRTGEYSELKLRRALANSKMLSADVTAAYDPNYPSVLEKKNSSYFGRGLVFSKYTGARGKSGCNDANAEFMAWLRKVMDNNNVSFQTAELGKVDQGGGGTIAYILAQYNMEVIDCGVALQNMHAPWEVSSKVDIYETKNGYKAFLEAK; this is translated from the coding sequence GTGAGTGAAAAATTAAAAAGTAAAAATGCTTGGCTAAAATATAATAGTGAGGAAAAAAAGCAAATTTTTGAATTCTGTACAGGATATATAGATTATATGTCTGTTTGTAAAACAGAAAGAGAATGTGTTCTTACTGCTATAGATATGGTTGAAGCTATGGGCTATAGAGATTTAGAAGAAGTCATAGCAAAGGGAGAAGCATTAAAGGCTGGAGATAAAGTCTTTATGAATAATAAAGATAAATCATTAGCAATATTTCTTATAGGTAAAGAACCAATAGAAAAAGGAATGAGAATATTAGGTTCACATGTAGATTCTCCAAGATTAGACCTAAAACAAAATCCTTTATATGAAGATAGTGAACTTGCTATGTTAGATACTCACTATTATGGTGGGGTTAAAAAGTATCAATGGGTTACACTTCCATTAGCTATACATGGTGTTGTAGTGAAAAAAGATGGATCAAAGATTGATATTGTAATAGGGGAAGATGATAAAGATCCAGTAATAGGAGTTTCAGATCTTCTTATACACCTTGCAGGAGATCAATTACAAAAGAAAGGTTCTAACGTAATTGAAGGGGAAGATTTAAATATATTAGTTGGAAATATGCCATTAGAAGGTGAAAATAAGGATGCTGTTAAAGCAAATATTTTAAAACTTATTAAAGAAAAATATGATTTTGAAGAAGAAGACTTTTTATCAGCTGAATTGGAAGTTGTACCAGCAGGTAGAGCTAGAGAGTTTGGCTTAGATAGAAGTATGGTTATGGCATATGGTCAAGATGATAGAATATGTGCATATACTTCATTAATGGCTTTATTGGAAGTTGAAGAAGCAGATTATACATCAGTAGTATTATTAGTAGATAAAGAAGAAGTTGGAAGTAATGGAGCTACTGGTATGCATTCAAAATTCTTTGAAAATGTTGTAGCTGAAATTATGGATAGAACAGGAGAATATTCAGAACTTAAACTTAGAAGAGCTCTTGCAAACTCAAAAATGCTTTCAGCAGATGTAACTGCTGCATATGATCCAAACTATCCTTCAGTTTTAGAAAAGAAAAATTCATCTTATTTTGGAAGAGGACTAGTATTTAGTAAATATACTGGAGCTAGAGGTAAAAGTGGATGTAATGATGCTAATGCAGAATTTATGGCTTGGCTTAGAAAAGTTATGGATAATAATAATGTATCTTTCCAAACAGCTGAACTTGGTAAAGTAGATCAAGGCGGTGGAGGTACTATAGCTTATATATTAGCTCAATATAACATGGAAGTTATAGACTGTGGTGTTGCATTACAAAATATGCATGCACCTTGGGAAGTATCAAGTAAAGTAGATATATATGAAACTAAAAATGGATATAAGGCTTTTTTAGAAGCAAAATAA
- the folE gene encoding GTP cyclohydrolase I FolE produces the protein MIDKDKVKAGVKLILEAIGEDVNREGLIETPDRIARMYEEIFSGIGQTAEEILSKTFKVESNDLVIEKDITFFSMCEHHLVPFYGKAHIAYIPKDRVAGLSKLARCVEIYAKKPQLQEKLTAEVADAIMEYLGAEGAMVVIEAEHMCMTMRGVKKPGTRTVTTTYRGRFKEDYELRREVLALIK, from the coding sequence ATGATAGATAAAGATAAGGTGAAAGCTGGAGTAAAATTAATATTAGAAGCTATTGGAGAAGATGTAAATAGAGAAGGGTTAATAGAAACTCCTGATAGAATAGCAAGAATGTATGAGGAAATTTTCTCGGGCATTGGACAAACAGCAGAAGAAATATTATCAAAAACATTTAAGGTAGAAAGTAATGATTTAGTTATAGAAAAAGATATAACTTTCTTTTCTATGTGTGAGCATCATTTAGTACCTTTTTATGGTAAAGCACATATAGCATATATACCAAAGGACAGAGTTGCAGGGTTATCTAAATTAGCTAGATGTGTAGAAATTTATGCAAAGAAACCACAACTTCAAGAAAAATTAACAGCAGAGGTTGCAGATGCTATAATGGAATATTTAGGTGCAGAAGGTGCCATGGTAGTTATAGAAGCAGAACATATGTGTATGACTATGAGAGGAGTTAAAAAGCCAGGAACTAGAACTGTAACTACAACTTATAGAGGTAGATTTAAAGAAGATTATGAGTTAAGACGAGAAGTTCTTGCTTTAATAAAATAG
- a CDS encoding aminotransferase class IV — protein MREILHKHEKLSLDEGVFFGRGVFETILVKEKPIFFDEHIERLNQGIEVLEIGEKVDKSILKIEIDKLNLKNKALKVLVTPKNLILIDKEIPYSDEDYKKGFKLKLSKVIRNSTSPLTYIKSINYMDNLLENKKAKKEGYNEVIFINEDAFITEGSTSNIFIVKENNIYTPKIECGLLNGTIRKYILKNTNCIEKEFTIEELLNSDEVFITNSLLGIMRVISIEEKIFNKHSITDYIRRKYTKDVEMLGGE, from the coding sequence ATGAGGGAAATTTTACATAAACATGAAAAATTAAGTTTAGATGAAGGAGTTTTTTTTGGAAGAGGAGTATTTGAAACTATTCTAGTTAAAGAAAAGCCAATATTTTTTGATGAACATATAGAAAGGTTAAATCAAGGGATAGAGGTATTAGAAATAGGAGAAAAGGTTGATAAATCTATATTAAAAATAGAAATAGATAAATTGAATTTAAAAAATAAAGCTTTAAAAGTTCTAGTAACTCCAAAAAATCTAATTTTAATAGATAAGGAAATACCCTATTCGGATGAAGATTATAAAAAAGGATTTAAATTGAAACTATCAAAAGTTATTAGAAACTCGACATCTCCTTTAACTTATATTAAATCAATAAATTATATGGATAATTTATTAGAAAATAAAAAAGCTAAAAAAGAGGGATATAATGAAGTTATCTTTATAAATGAAGATGCTTTTATTACTGAAGGAAGTACATCTAATATATTTATAGTAAAAGAGAATAATATATATACTCCAAAGATAGAGTGTGGATTACTTAATGGAACTATAAGGAAATATATTTTAAAAAATACAAATTGTATAGAGAAAGAATTTACAATAGAGGAATTATTAAATTCAGACGAGGTATTTATAACTAATAGTTTATTAGGTATAATGAGAGTTATTAGTATAGAGGAAAAAATATTTAATAAACATAGTATTACAGATTATATAAGAAGAAAATATACTAAAGACGTAGAAATGCTAGGAGGGGAATAA
- the pabB gene encoding aminodeoxychorismate synthase component I, whose amino-acid sequence MNFKIKEIVTELNSLEIYNVFESEKGTILLDSSKEDKMLSKFSFIGLNEFLRFESKGDKVFIDNKEIQGNPFCVLEGLLNKYKISFKEYKDIPFLSGCIGYISYDTARILEELPNTSKEDFNIPDMRFSFYDNLVIFDLINNKKYITSLGLKESSEKSLKKIEDRIKAGVKIEEEKVVCKNNNFQSNFTKEDYKKAVKTLKDYIISGDVYIANMTQRFCCECKEDAFNVYKKLRTINKAPFSAFVNYEDFQIISSSPERFIQIKDNKVHTRPIKGTRPRGENKKEDYKNSQELLNSEKDKAELLMVVDLERNDLSKVCKNHSVKVTELFKLEKYATVFHLVSTVEGELKDDISAVKCIKECFPGGSITGTPKIRAMEIIEELEGLKRNLYTGSIGYFDLRGNSDFNIVIRTILKKDNKAYFGVGGGITYDSIEEDEYNETLDKAKALMRVL is encoded by the coding sequence TTGAATTTTAAAATAAAAGAAATAGTAACAGAATTAAATTCTTTAGAAATTTATAATGTGTTTGAATCTGAAAAAGGTACAATATTATTAGATTCATCTAAAGAAGATAAAATGTTATCAAAGTTTTCATTTATAGGATTAAATGAATTTTTGAGGTTTGAATCTAAAGGGGATAAAGTATTTATAGATAATAAAGAAATCCAGGGGAACCCTTTTTGTGTTTTAGAAGGCTTACTTAATAAATATAAGATAAGTTTTAAAGAATATAAAGATATTCCATTTTTATCAGGTTGTATAGGATATATATCTTATGATACAGCTAGAATTTTAGAAGAGTTACCCAATACTTCTAAAGAAGATTTTAATATTCCAGATATGAGATTTTCATTTTATGACAATTTGGTAATTTTTGATTTAATAAATAATAAGAAATATATAACATCTTTAGGACTTAAAGAGAGTAGTGAAAAATCTTTAAAGAAAATAGAAGATAGAATAAAAGCTGGAGTAAAAATAGAGGAAGAGAAAGTAGTTTGTAAAAATAACAATTTCCAATCTAATTTTACTAAAGAGGATTATAAAAAAGCAGTAAAAACCCTTAAGGATTATATAATTAGTGGTGATGTATATATAGCTAATATGACTCAAAGATTTTGTTGTGAATGTAAAGAGGATGCATTTAATGTTTATAAGAAATTAAGGACTATAAACAAAGCACCTTTTTCTGCTTTTGTTAATTATGAAGATTTTCAAATAATTAGTTCATCACCAGAGAGGTTTATTCAAATTAAAGATAATAAAGTACATACAAGACCTATAAAGGGAACTAGACCAAGAGGGGAAAATAAAAAAGAGGATTATAAAAATAGTCAGGAATTATTAAATAGTGAAAAGGATAAAGCAGAGCTTTTAATGGTAGTTGATTTAGAAAGAAATGATTTAAGTAAAGTATGTAAAAATCATTCAGTAAAAGTTACAGAACTATTTAAACTTGAAAAGTATGCAACTGTATTTCACTTAGTTTCAACGGTAGAAGGGGAACTTAAGGATGATATTTCAGCTGTAAAGTGTATTAAGGAATGTTTCCCTGGAGGATCTATAACTGGGACACCTAAAATAAGAGCTATGGAAATAATAGAAGAATTAGAAGGACTTAAGAGAAATTTATATACAGGGTCTATTGGTTATTTTGATTTAAGAGGGAATTCTGACTTCAATATAGTAATAAGAACCATCTTAAAAAAAGACAATAAAGCGTATTTTGGAGTTGGTGGCGGAATAACTTATGACTCCATAGAAGAAGATGAGTATAATGAAACTTTAGATAAAGCAAAAGCACTTATGAGGGTATTATAA
- a CDS encoding anthranilate synthase component II — MLLMIDNYDSFVFNLVRYIEELGEEILIYRNDKITIEEIEKLNINGIIISPGPKSPKDAGISLEILDKFKGKLPILGICLGHQCIGHYFKGYIIKGKEPVHGKMSMVKHNNKELFKDIKNPLRVTRYHSLIIDKNTLPLELEVTCETEDGIIMGVKHREYPIYGVQFHPEAEMTEEGHGILNNFLKITKEFKGGTF, encoded by the coding sequence ATGTTACTAATGATTGATAACTACGACTCCTTTGTATTTAACCTTGTAAGATACATAGAGGAATTAGGAGAAGAAATTTTAATATATAGAAATGATAAAATAACTATTGAAGAAATAGAAAAGTTAAATATAAATGGAATTATAATATCTCCAGGTCCTAAATCTCCAAAAGATGCAGGAATAAGTTTAGAAATTTTAGATAAATTTAAAGGGAAGTTACCCATATTAGGGATATGCTTAGGTCATCAATGTATAGGGCATTATTTTAAAGGTTACATAATAAAAGGAAAAGAACCTGTTCATGGAAAAATGAGTATGGTAAAACATAATAATAAAGAGCTTTTTAAGGATATTAAAAATCCACTTAGAGTTACAAGGTATCATTCTTTAATAATAGATAAGAATACTTTACCTTTAGAATTAGAAGTAACTTGTGAAACAGAAGATGGGATAATTATGGGAGTTAAACATAGAGAGTATCCTATTTATGGAGTTCAGTTTCATCCAGAGGCAGAAATGACAGAAGAAGGACATGGAATCTTAAATAACTTCTTAAAGATAACAAAGGAATTTAAAGGAGGAACTTTTTAG